In Mangifera indica cultivar Alphonso chromosome 7, CATAS_Mindica_2.1, whole genome shotgun sequence, the genomic window TGCTAGGGAAATAATTGCATTGTAAATATGGCACTGTTCTTTGTTTACTGAAGTTGTAAAAGGAATATGGAATGTTCATCAGATGCTGGTATGGGCCATGCCATCTATGGTGCCCCTAATAGTTAGTCATTCTATGGCAAATTGGGGTAAAAGGAAATGAGATTGTAGACAACATTTATCATCTATGGattaatttttcactttaaatttgtttagctAAACATTATTCATAGTCAGTTGTTTGACTCTCCTTAACTTTTCTGTAGCTACCAAAGTCAGCATTGCTCGACCCTGACAACGTGGAACTCTGGTTAAAGGTTGTTTAATGATTACTCTTCCCTGATTTGTGTTTTCATGTGGTTTATGAGTGCTGCAATGATGTTATCCTTTGGTTATTCCCTCAGTTCAACTTCAAATTTGTTTCACTGCAGGTAGATGGAGAAGTACGACAGAAGGGCTCCACCAAGGATATGATTTTTAAGATCCCGTATCTCATCAGCCACATAAGTTCAATAATGACACTTTTGGAAGGAGATGTCATCTTAACAGGTATTGCAGgattatttcataaatttaattttttaaagccTACTCCAGTTAgtgtaaaaatatgattttcttaaaaaagttGGTATACAATTGATACTAGGTGTCTTTAGTGAGCTTTATATCTGTGTTATTAGACAGGTATTGTGTCTATGATCTTATTTTGTATGGCTGTGGTCCTTCCTAGATCCAAATGCacgattttaattttcaatgtcAAAGTTAGCTACTCTGGGACGagtcattatattttctcttattgtAAAATGAATCTTTCAATCATTCATTGTTGCTGCaagaaaaaatttgttgaatttgcCAGGGTGTGGTATCACATGATAAGTTTGCATACTACAATCAAAGTTTATATTTGCTTCTGTATCACATTTTTTCCTCTATCCTTGCATCTTAACTGTTCCTTTTCAACTTAGATAATCTGCCACCCCCATGAGGGCATGTTAAGTGTAAGAATCAGATTGACGTCCTGATTTGTTTTGCTATCACTATTGTTTTTGTAGGCACTCCACCGGGTGTTGGCCCTGTAAAAGCAGGTCAAAAGATAACAGCCGGAATAACAGGCCTCCTAGATGTTCACTTTGATGTTGCAAAGCGCCGAAGGCCTGGAAGTGCTTGAGCTTATGGCTTTAAGGTGTAATTAAATTTACTCGGTTGCTGCAAGATATAGCGTTTGGAATGTTGCATCCTGGCAAAAGGGCTGAGGCTGGAATTGTATCCATGGTTGGATGAAGCATTGTTCTGCTTTAGTTGACTGTTTTGAGCAGATGGAAGCAAACATCAAGAACACAATTGAATTGCATCTAATAATGGAGTCTTGGCTTTTCTAAGAAGGGAggatatctaattttaaaaaaaaacagttaAGATGAGATATTAATAATGTATCAGATATCACTTTTAGACTTGATGTGTGAAGTGTTATGAAGGTTTTATAAATACAAGCCCTATATTCAGTTATCCAGGATAATTTTACTGAAAAACGGGGACATACACCACTGACATACAGATCGAGTCTTGACCCGGTCAAGGGAACAGTTCGATATTTGTTTATGTTACAATAGTTGGAACTTGAATTGCAAACATTTTTCAAAGGAACTGGCCAAATCGTGATGATGTTGCTGGACTAGATCGACAGTTGAGCCATGATTCAATACGAGTTATCCAATTCAACCATACTTGAAAGCAGTTCAACTGCAAATCCAAAAATCAAACTTGCTTGTATCAGGTTAAGCACCAAGTCTCACTTAGATTGGTTCAACCAGCTGGTCCAATCCGGGTTTATGGCCATGGTTTGTCTCTCCTCGCTGCTCCTTGTGTGCAGCTACTTGCTTGAAGCATCTAAACAATTTGATCAACATTTTGAGTCGAAATTCTTTTCAATACATCCCAGAACACTCCATAACAATCTTCAAGAGATTCAAAAGGCTTTACAGCAATGGCATACTTATTATACGGTTTTGAAACATAACACCAATCACAAACCATGGCTTCTTACCAAACAAATAGCATTGCACTCTGAAGAACAACCTCGACATGGTCGTATGACATGGTGTACCCGAGCACAATTATTCATGCTTCTGATAAAATGATTAACCACTCCCATTGCACTGACACAGAACATCCCAgatgaagtgaaaaaaaatctaCTAGAAACCAAATAACATATCAGAACTTCCGAAAAAAGTTGTATCTGTGCTCATTGATCTCATCAGCCTTTTCTTCACTGATGAAGTGACCTACACCTTCCATTATAATCACTTCCTCCAATAATGGCACATCCTGCTTGAACCCGCCTTTGTGTATGTAATCCTTGGCTCTTGGCATATAATATGTCAGGTCCAGGTTACCGATGATGAACTTAACAGGAACCTTTATTTGACTCCCGGTCCAAGGTGCTGTAAGTTCCCAGTTCCTGCAGCAATATAGAGAAGTAAACAAGAGTGGCAATGCCATACAACTGAGTAAAAGAACACCACTAGATAATCAAAATTGTGCCAGACTGCATTAAgcaaaacacatattggtggcCGTATGAATTGGAAGGTGACATACACGTTCATATTACGGTAATAGTTCACTCCTCCTGTAAAGCCTTTCTCAAATTTGCTGGTGTAGTATTTAACATCATCCTCTGATAGCCAAGAGGGCAAGACAATTTCAGCATCTGGGGGATGTCCAAATCCTTTACCTGTAGGCAGAAAAAGAGGACCAGGTGTCCTGTATGTAAAGAATTCCTTGATAACAGTCTCAGTACCAATCTGGGTAAATTCAGCTTCTATCTCACCAGGCTCCTACAATTTCGTCATGCAATCGGTTCATTAGGTGAGCTATTTCGATGTTATCAAAATGCAAAATTGTGCTCTATGACTGATATTCATCAGTAAATGAAATGATGTAGAGCCTCCAACTACAGAGCAAAAATCTTTGGCATGTTATGGAATCAGAGTTGCTAGAACCGCCAAACAATTTTGGAACAAATAGACAATTTAAGTTTTACAGTCAACAAGATCAGCCGAATCTATGATTAACAAAtgtaaacttttaaatttatctttcacaTTCTCAAATTAAAGATGCCATTCCATATGCAAGATGCAGTGGTCAAAGAGCTCTACTTAAAACAGACTAAAATTatgtaatgattttaattttcagGTTTAAGTTACGAGATTTTGATCCTAccaaaaaaaatgtatgatcCTGTGGCGTTGGTTTTATATAGTTTTCAGTTGTTCAATCTCAACAACTAGTTTTTGGATATTGTCCACCCCGCATGGCATTGGGGCTGCAGCCCCTCATCCTAGGTTTCAATCTCAACGGCTCTCATTGGGGATGTTATTTTCCAACgttcatattaaattaaacagtaGAATTCTAACCCTAATTGAAATGTCTACACACAGCTTCCTACTTGTCAGAAACTATCATGTTGTTTCAGTAAAGATCTGATGAACAATTCAAGATCAAatctaaaaggccaaaagatttgttcccACTCAAGATATAGTGAAAACCCAAAGTAACCTCTTCAAAcattcaaaaacccaaacactctcCTTATgcaaaattccattaaaaaaatgcaattaAAGTTAAGGACAAAAccgtcatttaacaaaaaaaattgtaaaaacataaaattcattatatttttccccttaaatTTTACAAACAATTTCACTTCtactaaagttttcaaacttcaaaaagtaacatttcccctcacccccaaacctaaggttttctTTCTCACCACTCCGACCACCATCTCCAACGAACTATGACCGATCTTTCTTTCTTTCGATGATATCTCTTAGTTCGAAGTCATCTCTTCCCAAACGAAATCTAAACATCGACTTATTTAGACAACACCTTCACCGTCCAAACAATGGGCTCCATTGTCTAAATTTTTCGATTCAGATGTCGTTTGGGGGCTTTGAACAAAGAGACAtctttgagagaaaaaaaagactaaTCATTGTTTGTTGGATATGGTGGCTAGAGTAAGAaggaagaaaaccctaagtttgagaagaaactattattttttaaaatttaaaaactttatacaaaagtttcttttttagattttaaatcttcatagaagaaaatataataaattttatattttatatttttttggttaaaggaCAATTTTGTCTTAACGTTATGGGAGTTTTTTATCTGAATTTTGCTCATAAATAAATCTTTGAGTTCTTTAAAATTAGAATGAATCACTTTGAGTTCTCCCTGCACCTTGGGTGTGAACAGGTCTTTTGGCCAATctaaaaagaaatcaaagatCAAAACTTTGCAGAACATAATCCCTCACTGATAACTTAATTAGCAGAAGAATCAAAACCCCAAAAGCAATTAGagaattctaataaaaaagaaCAATTACAAAACTAAAGGAAGTTTAAACATGAACCTGAAATCTGATCATGTAATAATCGTCACCATAAACAGCTTTCAAACCATCAACAGGCTTCATCTGAGGGTTTCTGGGATTAAAAGGAACACCCAAGTTGACCAAAGCTTTGACCTTATCTGGTCTAAACAAACACAGGTACCAAGAAATAAGACCACCCCAATCATGGCCCACCACAAACATCTTATCCTCTTCAGGGGCGACGACGTCGAGGAGTCCAATGAGGTCCCCCACAACGTGGAAACACGAGTAACTCGAGACAGAAGGCGGAGCGTCAGTATCACCGTAGCCACGTAGATCCGGAGCAATAGCTCGGTAGCCGAGGGAAGCCAAGGCGATTATCTGGTGGCGCCAGGTGTACCACAATTCGGGAAAGCCGTGAATGAAAAGAATGACTGGACCTTCGCCTTTCTCTGCCACGTGCATGTTTAAGCCATTGACATTCACGATTCTGTGCAGTATATCTTCCATTTCAATTCAGTGGAGCGCTGATTCTGGGTTGAAGTTTCGTTGTTGGAGCAGTTGAAAGTTGTGGATTGCGTGGCGTTATAAAGAAGATGGTCCGATTAGGTAGTGGCAGGAAGGCGAGTAGAAAAAGTAGCGAATGCTTGACCGGGAAATGAGACGAAAGCCTACTTACGGAACCATGTTTTGTCTGTTCTGCTTGGATTTGAACATGTGCTTTATCCTTTTTAGACacaggccaaaagactttttccacccaagtgttattttttaacctttaaaaatttaaatatttatccatacatcgtttcttaaaaattaaatttttttattaaaattaaaaataaaattattatttattaaaaatttaaaaaattaaaattttattactgttataaaattaatataactaataccaaagataaagaaatggaggagaaattgaaataaagaagatgaaagtgAGAAGAAATTGAGAGAGCAATTTTCTTTATGGAATCCGAATGCTTCTTCATACAAGGAAACAAGGGCAATATATATAGGCATGAGCCACTGCCATTAGCCTATATTTTTGACTCTCTTCATTTTGCAATAAATGATTTCACACACAAAAGTCATATATAAGGGCTTGAAAACGCCAAGTGTCCTTGTGGTGGAAACCATCTAATATATAatactcccccttggatttccaccacttacagataattatattaaccttgctaaggaaaaacccaatggaataaaaaccaaagcaaaggatcataattattaaatatactgtaagttggcgttggacgtgcttaaactgtctcattaaaaaccttactaggaaaacccagtgggacaaaacctagtgaaggaaaaaagagtacagtgcaccttttgtccaatattagataaacttcaaaattttgcctgatgaacgctccccctctttatagtaggattaacttggttgcttgttgagccgccgcataccgatgttatacactaacttctcaaatgttgatgtcgatagtgtcttagtgaacaaatctgtaagATTTTCACTGgatctgatttgcttgacatcaatctttttactctgctggagctcatgagtgtaaaagaacttcggtgagatatgtttagTTCTGTCTCTTTTGATGTACCCACCTTtaatttgggctatacatgctgcattgtcttcatataatatggaaggagtttttgttgtagaaggaagactgcatgtattctgaatatgatggatgacagaccgtaaccatatacattctcggctggcttcatggagagctaaaatttctgaatgatttgaagaagttgcaaccaagacctgcttggtggagcgccatgatatagctgtgtcattataagtgaaaacatatcccgtttgtgaacgggccttatgggggtcagaaagataaccagcatctgcatatccaaccaaactaggatttttaggggatttgacagaatagaataatctcaaatctctagttccacataagTAACGGAGAATATGTtttgattccgttccagtgacgacgggttggtgcagagctaaatcgtgCTAATAAATTgactgcgaaggatatatccggtctcatgcattgggccaaatataataaggctccaatggcattaagatatggtacttcaggactaagtatcttttcatcttcttctttaggacgaaataggtccttttttggatcaagagaccaaacaaccattggggggctcaaaggataagctttatccatattaaagcgttttaataatttttcaatatacgctgcttgatggataagtattccatttgaattgtgctcgatctgcaggccaagacaatattttgttttccccaaatccttcatttcaaattcttttttcagatattcagcagtttttgagagctcttcaggagtcccaattaaattcatgtcatcaacataaactactacaatagcaaatcccgattctgaccttctgataaagacacatgggcatatagggtcattcacataaccctcttttttcaaatattcactgaggtgattgtaccacatacgtccggattgttttaatccgtacaatgatcgttgtaatttaattgagtacaagcctcttgaattgacactttttgcttcaggcaatttgtatccttcagggagtgtcatgtaaatttcagtgtccaaattttcatataaataagcagtaactacgtccattagacgcatatctagtccttcagagactgttaaactgattaaatatctgaatgtgattatatccattacaggtgcat contains:
- the LOC123220184 gene encoding epoxide hydrolase A-like, whose translation is MEDILHRIVNVNGLNMHVAEKGEGPVILFIHGFPELWYTWRHQIIALASLGYRAIAPDLRGYGDTDAPPSVSSYSCFHVVGDLIGLLDVVAPEEDKMFVVGHDWGGLISWYLCLFRPDKVKALVNLGVPFNPRNPQMKPVDGLKAVYGDDYYMIRFQEPGEIEAEFTQIGTETVIKEFFTYRTPGPLFLPTGKGFGHPPDAEIVLPSWLSEDDVKYYTSKFEKGFTGGVNYYRNMNVNWELTAPWTGSQIKVPVKFIIGNLDLTYYMPRAKDYIHKGGFKQDVPLLEEVIIMEGVGHFISEEKADEINEHRYNFFRKF